A portion of the Macaca mulatta isolate MMU2019108-1 chromosome 2, T2T-MMU8v2.0, whole genome shotgun sequence genome contains these proteins:
- the MST1R gene encoding macrophage-stimulating protein receptor isoform X17 — MELLPPLPQSFLLLLLLPAKPAAAKEWQCPRTPYAASRDFNVKYMVPSFSAGGLVQTMVTYQGDKNESAVFVAIRNRLHVLGPDLKSVQSLATGPAGDPGCQTCAACGPGPHGPSGDTDTKVLVLEPALPALVSCGSSLQGRCFLHDLDPQGTAVHLAAPACLFSAHHNRPDDCPDCVASPLGTRVTVVEQGQASYFYVASSLDAAVAASFSPRSVSIRRLKADASGFAPGFVALSVLPKHLVSYSIEYVHSFHTGAFVYFLTVQPASVTDAPGALHTRLARLSATEPELGDYRELVLDCRFAPKRRRRGAPEGGQPYPVLRVAHSAPVGAQLATELSIAEGQEVLFGVFVAGKDSGPGVGPNSVVCAFPIDLLDTLIDEGVERCCESPVHPGLRRGLDFFQSPSFCPNPPGLEAPSPNTSCRHFPLLVSSSFSRVDLFNGLLGTVEVTALYVTRLDNVTVAHMGTADGRILQVELARSLNYLLYVSNFSLGDSGQPVQRDVSRLGDHLFFASGEQVFQVPIQGPGCRHFLTCGRCLRAQRFMGCGWCGNMCGRQKECPGSWQQDHCPPKLTEFHPHSGPLRGSTRLTLCGSNFYLHPSGLVPEGTHQITVGQSPCQPLPKDSSKLRPVPRKDFVEEFECELEPLGTQAVGPTNVSLTVTNMPPGKHFRVDGTSMLRGFFFMEPVLIAVQPLFGPRAGGTCLTLEGQSLSVGTSRAVLVNGTECLLARVSEGQLLCATPPGAMVASVPLSLQVGGAQVPGSWTFHYREDPVVLSISPNCGYSNSHITICGQHLTSAWHLVLSFHDGLRAVESRQCERQLPEQQLCRLPEYVVQDPQGWVAGNLSAWGDGAAGFTLPGFRFLTPPHPPSANLIPLKPEEHAIKFEYIGLGAVTDCVGVNVTVGGESCQHEFRGDMVVCPLPPSLQLGKDGAPLQVCVDGECRILGRVVWPGPDGVPQSTLLGILLPLLLLVAALATALVFSYWWQRKQLVLPPNLDDLASLDQTTGATPLPILYSGSDYRSGLGHFGVVYHGEYIDQAQNRIQCAIKSLSRITEMQQVEAFLREGLLMRGLNHPNVLALIGIMLPPEGLPHVLLPYMCHGDLLQFIRSPQRNPTVKDLISFGLQVAHGMEYLAEQKFVHRDLAARNCMLDESFTVKVADFGLARDILDKEYYSVRQHRHARLPVKWMALESLQTYRFTTKSDVWSFGVLLWELLTRGAPPYPHIDPFDLTHFLAQGRRLPQPEYCPNSLYQVMQQCWEADPAARPTFGVLVGEVEQIVSALLGDHYVQLPATYMNLGPSTSHEMNVHPEQQQSSPMPGSAHRPRPLSEPPRPT, encoded by the exons ATGGAGCTCCTCCCTCCGCTGCCTCAGTCCTTCttactgctgctgctgttgcctGCCAAGCCCGCGGCGGCCAAGGAATGGCAGTGCCCGCGCACCCCCTACGCGGCCTCTCGAGACTTTAACGTGAAGTACATGGTGCCCAGCTTCTCCGCCGGAGGCCTGGTGCAGACCATGGTGACCTACCAGGGCGACAAAAATGAGAGTGCTGTGTTTGTAGCCATACGCAATCGCCTGCACGTGCTTGGGCCTGACCTGAAGTCTGTCCAGAGCCTGGCCACGGGCCCTGCTGGGGACCCTGGCTGCCAGACGTGTGCAGCCTGTGGCCCAGGCCCCCACGGCCCTTCCGGTGACACAGACACAAAGGTGCTGGTGCTGGAGCCCGCGCTGCCTGCCCTGGTCAGTTGTGGCTCCAGCCTGCAGGGCCGCTGCTTCCTGCATGACCTAGATCCCCAAGGGACAGCCGTGCATCTGGCAGCGCCAGCCTGCCTCTTCTCAGCCCACCATAACCGGCCCGATGACTGCCCCGACTGTGTGGCCAGCCCATTGGGCACCCGTGTGACTGTGGTTGAGCAAGGCCAGGCCTCCTATTTCTACGTGGCATCCTCACTGGACGCAGCCGTGGCTGCCAGCTTCAGCCCACGCTCAGTGTCTATCAGGCGTCTCAAGGCCGACGCCTCGGGATTTGCACCGGGCTTTGTGGCGTTGTCAGTGCTGCCCAAGCATcttgtctcctacagtattgaATACGTGCACAGCTTCCATACGGGAGCCTTCGTCTACTTCCTGACTGTACAGCCGGCCAGCGTGACTGATGCTCCTGGTGCCCTGCACACACGCCTGGCACGACTTAGCGCCACTGAGCCAGAGTTGGGTGACTATCGGGAGCTGGTCCTCGACTGCAGATTTGCTCCAAAACGCAGGCGCCGGGGGGCCCCAGAGGGCGGACAGCCCTACCCTGTGCTGCGGGTGGCCCACTCTGCTCCAGTGGGTGCTCAACTTGCCACTGAGCTGAGCATTGCTGAGGGCCAGGAAGTGCTATTTGGGGTCTTTGTGGCTGGCAAGGATAGTGGCCCTGGCGTGGGCCCCAACTCTGTCGTCTGTGCCTTCCCCATTGACCTGCTGGACACATTAATTGATGAAGGTGTGGAGCGCTGTTGTGAATCCCCAGTCCATCCAGGCCTCCGGCGAGGCCTCGACTTCTTCCAGTCACCCAGTTTTTGCCCCAACCCG CCTGGCCTGGAGGCCCCCAGCCCCAACACCAGCTGCCGCCACTTCCCTTTGCTGGTCAGTAGCAGCTTCTCACGTGTGGACCTATTCAATGGGCTGTTGGGAACAGTAGAGGTCACTGCACTGTATGTGACACGCCTTGACAACGTCACAGTGGCACACATGGGCACAGCGGATGGGCGTATCCTGCAG GTGGAGCTGGCCAGGTCACTCAACTACTTGCTGTATGTGTCCAACTTCTCACTGGGTGACAGTGGGCAGCCCGTGCAGCGGGATGTCAGTCGCCTTGGGGACCACCTATTCTTCGCCTCTGGGGAGCAG GTTTTCCAGGTGCCTATCCAAGGCCCTGGCTGCCGCCACTTCCTCACCTGTGGGCGTTGCCTAAGGGCACAGCGTTTCATGGGCTGTGGCTGGTGTGGGAACATGTGTGGCCGGCAGAAGGAGTGTCCTGGCTCCTGGCAACAGGACCACTGTCCGCCTAAGCTTACTGAG TTCCACCCCCACAGTGGACCTTTAAGGGGCAGTACAAGGCTGACCCTGTGTGGCTCCAACTTCTACCTGCACCCTTCTGGTCTGGTGCCTGAGGGAACCCATCAGATCACGGTGGGCCAAAGTCCCTGCCAGCCACTGCCCAAGGACAGCTCAAAACTCAG ACCAGTGCCCCGGAAAGACTTTGTAGAGGAGTTTGAGTGTGAACTGGAGCCCTTGGGCACCCAAGCAGTGGGGCCTACCAACGTCAGCCTCACCGTGACTAACATGCCACCGGGCAAGCACTTCCGGGTAGACGGCACCTCCATGCTGAGAGGCTTCTTTTTCATG GAGCCAGTGCTGATAGCAGTGCAACCCCTCTTTGGCCCACGGGCAGGAGGCACCTGTCTCACTCTTGAAGGCCAGAGTCTGTCTGTAGGCACCAGCCGGGCTGTGCTGGTCAATGGGACTGAGTGTCTGCTAGCACG GGTCAGTGAGGGGCAGCTTTTATGTGCCACACCCCCTGGGGCCATGGTGGCCAGTGTCCCCCTTAGCCTGCAGGTGGGGGGTGCCCAGGTACCTGGTTCCTGGACCTTCCACTACAGAGAAGACCCTGTCGTGCTAAGCATCAGCCCCAACTGTGGCTACAG CAACTCCCACATCACCATCTGTGGCCAGCATCTAACTTCAGCATGGCACTTAGTGCTGTCATTCCATGACGGGCTCAGGGCAGTGGAGAGCAGG CAGTGTGAGAGGCAGCTTCCAGAGCAGCAGTTGTGCCGCCTGCCTGAATATGTGGTCCAAGACCCCCAGGGATGGGTGGCAGGAAATCTGAGTGCCTGGGGGGATGGAGCTGCTGGCTTTACACTGCCTGGCTTTCGCTTCCTAACCCCACCCCATCCACCCAGTGCCAACCTAATTCCACTGAAGCCTGAGGAGCATGCCATTAAGTTTGAG TATAttgggctgggtgctgtgactGACTGCGTGGGTGTCAACGTGACCGTGGGTGGTGAGAGCTGCCAGCACGAGTTCCGGGGGGACATGGTTGTCTGCCCCCTGCCCCCATCCCTGCAGCTTGGCAAGGATGGTGCCCCACTGCAG GTCTGCGTGGATGGTGAATGTCGCATCCTGGGTAGAGTGGTGTGGCCAGGGCCAGATGGGGTCCCACAGAGCACGCTCCTTGGTATCCTGCTGCCTTTGCTGCTGCTTGTGGCCGCATTGGCCACTGCACTGGTCTTCAGCTACTGGTGGCAGAGGAAGCAGCTAG TTCTTCCTCCCAACCTGGATGACCTGGCATCCCTGGACCAGACTACTGGAGCCACACCCCTGCCTATTCTCTACTCGGGCTCTGACTACAGAAGTGGCCTTG GCCACTTTGGAGTTGTCTACCATGGAGAATACATAGACCAGGCCCAGAATCGAATCCAATGTGCCATCAAGTCACTAAGTC GCATCACAGAGATGCAGCAGGTGGAGGCCTTCCTTCGAGAGGGGCTGCTCATGCGTGGCCTGAACCACCCGAATGTGCTGGCTCTCATTGGTATCATGTTGCCACCCGAGGGCCTGCCCCATGTGCTGCTGCCCTATATGTGCCACGGTGACCTGCTCCAGTTCATCCGCTCACCTCAGCGG AACCCCACCGTGAAGGACCTCATCAGCTTTGGCCTGCAGGTAGCCCATGGCATGGAGTACCTCGCAGAGCAGAAGTTTGTGCACAGGGACCTGGCTGCGCGAAACTGCAT GCTGGACGAGTCATTCACTGTCAAAGTGGCTGACTTTGGTTTGGCCCGTGACATCCTGGACAAGGAATACTATAGTGTTCGACAGCATCGCCACGCTCGCCTACCTGTGAAGTGGATGGCGCTGGAGAGCCTGCAGACCTATAGATTTACCACCAAGTCTGATGTG TGGTCATTTGGTGTGCTGCTGTGGGAACTGTTGACACGGGGTGCCCCACCATACCCCCACATCGACCCTTTTGACCTCACCCACTTCCTGGCCCAGGGTCGGCGCCTGCCCCAGCCTGAGTATTGCCCCAATTCTCT GTACCAAGTGATGCAGCAATGCTGGGAGGCGGACCCAGCAGCACGACCCACCTTCGGAGTACTAGTGGGGGAAGTGGAGCAGATAGTGTCTGCACTGCTTGGGGACCATTATGTGCAGCTGCCAGCAACCTACATGAACCTGGGCCCCAGCACCTCACATGAGATGAATGTGCATCCAGAACAGCAGCAGTCCTCACCCATGCCAGGGAGTGCACACCGGCCCCGGCCACTCTCAGAGCCTCCTCGGCCCACTTGA
- the MST1R gene encoding macrophage-stimulating protein receptor isoform X7 has protein sequence MELLPPLPQSFLLLLLLPAKPAAAKEWQCPRTPYAASRDFNVKYMVPSFSAGGLVQTMVTYQGDKNESAVFVAIRNRLHVLGPDLKSVQSLATGPAGDPGCQTCAACGPGPHGPSGDTDTKVLVLEPALPALVSCGSSLQGRCFLHDLDPQGTAVHLAAPACLFSAHHNRPDDCPDCVASPLGTRVTVVEQGQASYFYVASSLDAAVAASFSPRSVSIRRLKADASGFAPGFVALSVLPKHLVSYSIEYVHSFHTGAFVYFLTVQPASVTDAPGALHTRLARLSATEPELGDYRELVLDCRFAPKRRRRGAPEGGQPYPVLRVAHSAPVGAQLATELSIAEGQEVLFGVFVAGKDSGPGVGPNSVVCAFPIDLLDTLIDEGVERCCESPVHPGLRRGLDFFQSPSFCPNPPGLEAPSPNTSCRHFPLLVSSSFSRVDLFNGLLGTVEVTALYVTRLDNVTVAHMGTADGRILQVELARSLNYLLYVSNFSLGDSGQPVQRDVSRLGDHLFFASGEQVFQVPIQGPGCRHFLTCGRCLRAQRFMGCGWCGNMCGRQKECPGSWQQDHCPPKLTEFHPHSGPLRGSTRLTLCGSNFYLHPSGLVPEGTHQITVGQSPCQPLPKDSSKLRPVPRKDFVEEFECELEPLGTQAVGPTNVSLTVTNMPPGKHFRVDGTSMLRGFFFMEPVLIAVQPLFGPRAGGTCLTLEGQSLSVGTSRAVLVNGTECLLARVSEGQLLCATPPGAMVASVPLSLQVGGAQVPGSWTFHYREDPVVLSISPNCGYSNSHITICGQHLTSAWHLVLSFHDGLRAVESRQCERQLPEQQLCRLPEYVVQDPQGWVAGNLSAWGDGAAGFTLPGFRFLTPPHPPSANLIPLKPEEHAIKFEYIGLGAVTDCVGVNVTVGGESCQHEFRGDMVVCPLPPSLQLGKDGAPLQVCVDGECRILGRVVWPGPDGVPQSTLLGILLPLLLLVAALATALVFSYWWQRKQLVLPPNLDDLASLDQTTGATPLPILYSGSDYRSGLDSTCVHGASFSNSEDESCVPLLRKESIQLRDLDSALLAEVKDVLIPHERVVTHSDRVIGKGHFGVVYHGEYIDQAQNRIQCAIKSLSRITEMQQVEAFLREGLLMRGLNHPNVLALIGIMLPPEGLPHVLLPYMCHGDLLQFIRSPQRNPTVKDLISFGLQVAHGMEYLAEQKFVHRDLAARNCMLDESFTVKVADFGLARDILDKEYYSVRQHRHARLPVKWMALESLQTYRFTTKSDVWSFGVLLWELLTRGAPPYPHIDPFDLTHFLAQGRRLPQPEYCPNSLYQVMQQCWEADPAARPTFGVLVGEVEQIVSALLGDHYVQLPATYMNLGPSTSHEMNVHPEQQQSSPMPGSAHRPRPLSEPPRPT, from the exons ATGGAGCTCCTCCCTCCGCTGCCTCAGTCCTTCttactgctgctgctgttgcctGCCAAGCCCGCGGCGGCCAAGGAATGGCAGTGCCCGCGCACCCCCTACGCGGCCTCTCGAGACTTTAACGTGAAGTACATGGTGCCCAGCTTCTCCGCCGGAGGCCTGGTGCAGACCATGGTGACCTACCAGGGCGACAAAAATGAGAGTGCTGTGTTTGTAGCCATACGCAATCGCCTGCACGTGCTTGGGCCTGACCTGAAGTCTGTCCAGAGCCTGGCCACGGGCCCTGCTGGGGACCCTGGCTGCCAGACGTGTGCAGCCTGTGGCCCAGGCCCCCACGGCCCTTCCGGTGACACAGACACAAAGGTGCTGGTGCTGGAGCCCGCGCTGCCTGCCCTGGTCAGTTGTGGCTCCAGCCTGCAGGGCCGCTGCTTCCTGCATGACCTAGATCCCCAAGGGACAGCCGTGCATCTGGCAGCGCCAGCCTGCCTCTTCTCAGCCCACCATAACCGGCCCGATGACTGCCCCGACTGTGTGGCCAGCCCATTGGGCACCCGTGTGACTGTGGTTGAGCAAGGCCAGGCCTCCTATTTCTACGTGGCATCCTCACTGGACGCAGCCGTGGCTGCCAGCTTCAGCCCACGCTCAGTGTCTATCAGGCGTCTCAAGGCCGACGCCTCGGGATTTGCACCGGGCTTTGTGGCGTTGTCAGTGCTGCCCAAGCATcttgtctcctacagtattgaATACGTGCACAGCTTCCATACGGGAGCCTTCGTCTACTTCCTGACTGTACAGCCGGCCAGCGTGACTGATGCTCCTGGTGCCCTGCACACACGCCTGGCACGACTTAGCGCCACTGAGCCAGAGTTGGGTGACTATCGGGAGCTGGTCCTCGACTGCAGATTTGCTCCAAAACGCAGGCGCCGGGGGGCCCCAGAGGGCGGACAGCCCTACCCTGTGCTGCGGGTGGCCCACTCTGCTCCAGTGGGTGCTCAACTTGCCACTGAGCTGAGCATTGCTGAGGGCCAGGAAGTGCTATTTGGGGTCTTTGTGGCTGGCAAGGATAGTGGCCCTGGCGTGGGCCCCAACTCTGTCGTCTGTGCCTTCCCCATTGACCTGCTGGACACATTAATTGATGAAGGTGTGGAGCGCTGTTGTGAATCCCCAGTCCATCCAGGCCTCCGGCGAGGCCTCGACTTCTTCCAGTCACCCAGTTTTTGCCCCAACCCG CCTGGCCTGGAGGCCCCCAGCCCCAACACCAGCTGCCGCCACTTCCCTTTGCTGGTCAGTAGCAGCTTCTCACGTGTGGACCTATTCAATGGGCTGTTGGGAACAGTAGAGGTCACTGCACTGTATGTGACACGCCTTGACAACGTCACAGTGGCACACATGGGCACAGCGGATGGGCGTATCCTGCAG GTGGAGCTGGCCAGGTCACTCAACTACTTGCTGTATGTGTCCAACTTCTCACTGGGTGACAGTGGGCAGCCCGTGCAGCGGGATGTCAGTCGCCTTGGGGACCACCTATTCTTCGCCTCTGGGGAGCAG GTTTTCCAGGTGCCTATCCAAGGCCCTGGCTGCCGCCACTTCCTCACCTGTGGGCGTTGCCTAAGGGCACAGCGTTTCATGGGCTGTGGCTGGTGTGGGAACATGTGTGGCCGGCAGAAGGAGTGTCCTGGCTCCTGGCAACAGGACCACTGTCCGCCTAAGCTTACTGAG TTCCACCCCCACAGTGGACCTTTAAGGGGCAGTACAAGGCTGACCCTGTGTGGCTCCAACTTCTACCTGCACCCTTCTGGTCTGGTGCCTGAGGGAACCCATCAGATCACGGTGGGCCAAAGTCCCTGCCAGCCACTGCCCAAGGACAGCTCAAAACTCAG ACCAGTGCCCCGGAAAGACTTTGTAGAGGAGTTTGAGTGTGAACTGGAGCCCTTGGGCACCCAAGCAGTGGGGCCTACCAACGTCAGCCTCACCGTGACTAACATGCCACCGGGCAAGCACTTCCGGGTAGACGGCACCTCCATGCTGAGAGGCTTCTTTTTCATG GAGCCAGTGCTGATAGCAGTGCAACCCCTCTTTGGCCCACGGGCAGGAGGCACCTGTCTCACTCTTGAAGGCCAGAGTCTGTCTGTAGGCACCAGCCGGGCTGTGCTGGTCAATGGGACTGAGTGTCTGCTAGCACG GGTCAGTGAGGGGCAGCTTTTATGTGCCACACCCCCTGGGGCCATGGTGGCCAGTGTCCCCCTTAGCCTGCAGGTGGGGGGTGCCCAGGTACCTGGTTCCTGGACCTTCCACTACAGAGAAGACCCTGTCGTGCTAAGCATCAGCCCCAACTGTGGCTACAG CAACTCCCACATCACCATCTGTGGCCAGCATCTAACTTCAGCATGGCACTTAGTGCTGTCATTCCATGACGGGCTCAGGGCAGTGGAGAGCAGG CAGTGTGAGAGGCAGCTTCCAGAGCAGCAGTTGTGCCGCCTGCCTGAATATGTGGTCCAAGACCCCCAGGGATGGGTGGCAGGAAATCTGAGTGCCTGGGGGGATGGAGCTGCTGGCTTTACACTGCCTGGCTTTCGCTTCCTAACCCCACCCCATCCACCCAGTGCCAACCTAATTCCACTGAAGCCTGAGGAGCATGCCATTAAGTTTGAG TATAttgggctgggtgctgtgactGACTGCGTGGGTGTCAACGTGACCGTGGGTGGTGAGAGCTGCCAGCACGAGTTCCGGGGGGACATGGTTGTCTGCCCCCTGCCCCCATCCCTGCAGCTTGGCAAGGATGGTGCCCCACTGCAG GTCTGCGTGGATGGTGAATGTCGCATCCTGGGTAGAGTGGTGTGGCCAGGGCCAGATGGGGTCCCACAGAGCACGCTCCTTGGTATCCTGCTGCCTTTGCTGCTGCTTGTGGCCGCATTGGCCACTGCACTGGTCTTCAGCTACTGGTGGCAGAGGAAGCAGCTAG TTCTTCCTCCCAACCTGGATGACCTGGCATCCCTGGACCAGACTACTGGAGCCACACCCCTGCCTATTCTCTACTCGGGCTCTGACTACAGAAGTGGCCTTG ATTCCACTTGTGTCCATGGAGCATCCTTCTCCAATAGTGAAGATGAATCCTGTGTTCCACTGCTGCGGAAAGAGTCCATCCAGCTAAGGGACCTGGACTCTGCGCTGTTGGCTGAGGTCAAGGATGTGCTGATTCCCCATGAGCGGGTGGTCACCCACAGTGACCGAGTCATTGGCAAAG GCCACTTTGGAGTTGTCTACCATGGAGAATACATAGACCAGGCCCAGAATCGAATCCAATGTGCCATCAAGTCACTAAGTC GCATCACAGAGATGCAGCAGGTGGAGGCCTTCCTTCGAGAGGGGCTGCTCATGCGTGGCCTGAACCACCCGAATGTGCTGGCTCTCATTGGTATCATGTTGCCACCCGAGGGCCTGCCCCATGTGCTGCTGCCCTATATGTGCCACGGTGACCTGCTCCAGTTCATCCGCTCACCTCAGCGG AACCCCACCGTGAAGGACCTCATCAGCTTTGGCCTGCAGGTAGCCCATGGCATGGAGTACCTCGCAGAGCAGAAGTTTGTGCACAGGGACCTGGCTGCGCGAAACTGCAT GCTGGACGAGTCATTCACTGTCAAAGTGGCTGACTTTGGTTTGGCCCGTGACATCCTGGACAAGGAATACTATAGTGTTCGACAGCATCGCCACGCTCGCCTACCTGTGAAGTGGATGGCGCTGGAGAGCCTGCAGACCTATAGATTTACCACCAAGTCTGATGTG TGGTCATTTGGTGTGCTGCTGTGGGAACTGTTGACACGGGGTGCCCCACCATACCCCCACATCGACCCTTTTGACCTCACCCACTTCCTGGCCCAGGGTCGGCGCCTGCCCCAGCCTGAGTATTGCCCCAATTCTCT GTACCAAGTGATGCAGCAATGCTGGGAGGCGGACCCAGCAGCACGACCCACCTTCGGAGTACTAGTGGGGGAAGTGGAGCAGATAGTGTCTGCACTGCTTGGGGACCATTATGTGCAGCTGCCAGCAACCTACATGAACCTGGGCCCCAGCACCTCACATGAGATGAATGTGCATCCAGAACAGCAGCAGTCCTCACCCATGCCAGGGAGTGCACACCGGCCCCGGCCACTCTCAGAGCCTCCTCGGCCCACTTGA